The Triticum dicoccoides isolate Atlit2015 ecotype Zavitan chromosome 6A, WEW_v2.0, whole genome shotgun sequence genome has a window encoding:
- the LOC119316681 gene encoding transmembrane protein 258-like isoform X3: MASISSPLPVAWYPALAVLTVAVGLMLTASFFIYEATISTRSRSLAKELTTAAVASVFLGFGSLFVLLASGVYV, encoded by the exons ATG GCGTCGATCTCGAGCCCGCTGCCGGTGGCCTGGTACCCCGCTCTGGCCGTCCTCACGGTCGCCGTCGGCCTCATGCTCACCGCCTCCTTCTTCAT TTATGAAGCGACCATATCCACGCGCAGCCGAAGCTTAGCCAAGGAGCTCACCACCGCAGCTGTTGCTTCCGTTTTTCTG GGTTTTGGATCTCTTTTCGTTCTCCTCGCAAGTGGTGTTTATGTCTGA
- the LOC119316681 gene encoding transmembrane protein 258-like isoform X1 produces MMQASISSPLPVAWYPALAVLTVAVGLMLTASFFIYEATISTRSRSLAKELTTAAVASVFLGFGSLFVLLASGVYV; encoded by the exons ATG ATGCAGGCGTCGATCTCGAGCCCGCTGCCGGTGGCCTGGTACCCCGCTCTGGCCGTCCTCACGGTCGCCGTCGGCCTCATGCTCACCGCCTCCTTCTTCAT TTATGAAGCGACCATATCCACGCGCAGCCGAAGCTTAGCCAAGGAGCTCACCACCGCAGCTGTTGCTTCCGTTTTTCTG GGTTTTGGATCTCTTTTCGTTCTCCTCGCAAGTGGTGTTTATGTCTGA
- the LOC119316681 gene encoding transmembrane protein 258-like isoform X2, which translates to MQASISSPLPVAWYPALAVLTVAVGLMLTASFFIYEATISTRSRSLAKELTTAAVASVFLGFGSLFVLLASGVYV; encoded by the exons ATGCAGGCGTCGATCTCGAGCCCGCTGCCGGTGGCCTGGTACCCCGCTCTGGCCGTCCTCACGGTCGCCGTCGGCCTCATGCTCACCGCCTCCTTCTTCAT TTATGAAGCGACCATATCCACGCGCAGCCGAAGCTTAGCCAAGGAGCTCACCACCGCAGCTGTTGCTTCCGTTTTTCTG GGTTTTGGATCTCTTTTCGTTCTCCTCGCAAGTGGTGTTTATGTCTGA
- the LOC119316683 gene encoding heterogeneous nuclear ribonucleoprotein 1-like, translating into MAGYPEDNQHAMNGYEDEVEEVEEVDEEGRPGRRGRRDGGDGGGYGDAGGDDGRAGGGDSSGKIFVGGVAWETTEESFSKHFGKYGAISDSVIMKDKHTKMPRGFGFVTFSDPSVIDKVLEDEHNIDGRTVEVKRTVPREEMSSKDGPKTRKIFVGGLPSTLTEDDLRDHFSSYGNVVEHQIMVDHSTGRSRGFGFVTFESEDSVERVISEGRMRDLGGKQVEIKKAEPKKHGGDHSSNGRSSHSGGGGYRSSYRSGGAAASGGSSSGGGGGGGYGYGAGHRSAAAGSYYDSTGYGYGRGGYGAAAAAAAYGGNAGYGSGFGGGYGGSMYGGAYGAYGAYGGGAYGAGAYGGGAYGAGAYGGGAYGGGAPGGYGAGGYGSYGGAGAGAGAGGAAGGGGSAGGRGSSRYHPYGK; encoded by the exons ATGGCGGGGTACCCGGAGGACAACCAGCACGCCATGAACGGGTACGAGGATGAGGTCGAAgaagtggaggaggtcgacgaggagGGCCGCCCGGGGCGGAGGGGGCGGCGAGATGGGGGCGATGGTGGCGGCTATGGCGACGCCGGTGGGGATGACGGGAGGGCTGGGGGCGGTGACTCGTCGGG GAAGATTTTCGTCGGAGGCGTTGCATGGGAGACAACTGAAG AATCATTCTCCAAGCATTTTGGGAAGTATGGGGCTATAAGTGATTCTGTAATTATGAAGGACAAGCATACTAAGATGCCTCGTGGATTTGGATTTGTTACATTTTCTGATCCATCTGTAATAGACAAGGTTTTGGAGGATGAACACAATATAGATGGAAGAACG GTTGAAGTCAAAAGGACAGTCCCGAGGGAAGAAATGTCCTCAAAAGATGGCCCCAAGACAAGAAAGATCTTTGTTGGTGGGCTACCTTCGACACTAACCGAAG ATGATTTGAGGGATCACTTCTCCTCGTATGGCAACGTGGTTGAACATCAGATAATGGTGGATCACAGCACTGGGCGTTCAAGAGGTTTTGGTTTTGTCACTTTTGAAAGTGAGGATTCTGTTGAAAGGGTCATATCTGAGGGAAGAATGCGTGATCTTGGTGGGAAGCAG GTTGAAATAAAGAAGGCTGAACCAAAGAAACATGGAGGTGATCACAGTAGCAATGGGAGATCTAGTCACTCTGGTGGTGGTGGTTACCGTAGTTCTTACCGTAGTGGTGGAGCTGCTGCTAGTGGTGGcagtagcagcggcggcggcggcggtggtggctatGGCTATGGTGCTGGTCATCGATCTGCTGCTGCAGGAAGTTATTATGATAGCACGGGATATGGTTATGGTAGAGGAGGCtatggcgccgccgccgctgctgccgcctaTGGAGGCAATGCTGGATATGGATCTGGTTTTGGTGGTGGCTATGGTGGCTCTATGTACGGTGGTGCTTATGGTGCATACGGAGCATATGGAGGCGGTGCCTATGGTGCGGGTGCTTACGGAGGCGGTGCCTATGGTGCGGGTGCTTATGGTGGCGGCGCTTATGGTGGCGGCGCTCCTGGTGGCTACGGTGCTGGTGGATATGGTAGTTAtgggggagcaggagcaggagcaggggCGGGGGGTGCTGCAGGTGGTGGTGGGAGTGCAGGTGGTCGGGGCTCTAGCAGGTACCATCCCTATGGGAAATGA